One Melospiza melodia melodia isolate bMelMel2 chromosome 29, bMelMel2.pri, whole genome shotgun sequence DNA segment encodes these proteins:
- the POU2AF2 gene encoding POU domain class 2-associating factor 2 isoform X1 yields the protein MEAVPADFGKRVYQGVRVKHTVKDLLAEKRSRQSSGSRFSGSTSTAQSPFGQMPGSPTTPGYYGVRRPFPPELDFHGTKQFGSDAYPSPLASKPFSCDPSAPQGCPALLEPYLSEQFGDHRAAPPPLPAATSSFFSAPAVPPLLPSFPSDTGHFLLREPWEQPSPESLGQPDSACSEPLQALPATSSCLSLPEPGAASPFRGSGWSPALPGAQAYPLHPLEDAHYSPSYAATSPYSLSPFMAVASEPSRMSHLCPEPPSEPPHLPEHSAWAKEDGSALWGTYEGRRTY from the exons TCCCTGCAGATTTCGGCAAACGCGTGTACCAAGGGGTGCGAGTGAAGCACACGGTCAAGGATCTCCTGGCTGAAAAGCGATCCCGGCAGAGCAGCGGCTCCCGCTTCAGC GGCAGCACCAGCACGGCACAGTCACCCTTTGGCCAAATGCCAG gctctcccaccACCCCTGGTTACTACGGCGTGCGCAGACCCTTCCCACCCGAGCTGGATTTCCACGGCACCAAGCAGTTTGGCAGCGATGCCTACCCCTCCCCTCTGGCCTCCAAGCCCTTCTCCTGCGACCCCTCTgccccccagggctgcccagccctCCTGGAGCCCTATCTCAGCGAGCAGTTTGGGGATCAccgtgctgctcctcctcctctcccggctgccaccagctccttcttCAGCGCTCCGGCCGTGCCCCCTCTGCTGCCATCCTTCCCCAGTGACACGGGACACTTCCTGCTC AGagagccctgggagcagccctcACCCGAGAGCCTTGGCCAGCCTGACAGTGCCTGCTCGGAGCCCCTGCAGGCACTCCCTGCcacctccagctgcctctccctgcccGAACCCGGAGCCGCTTCCCCGTTCCGAGGCTCAGGTTGGAGCCCAGCCCTCCCTGGAGCCCAGGCCTACCCTCTGCACCCCCTTGAAGACGCTCACTACTCCCCCAGCTACGCTGCCACCTCGCCCTACAGCCTGTCCCCGTTCATGGCTGTGGCCAGCGAGCCCTCCAGGATGAGCCACCTGTGCCCAGAGCCACCCTCGGAGCCACCACACCTTCCCGAGCACTCTGCCTGGGCCAAAGAGGATGGAAGTGCCCTCTGGGGGACTTATGAAGGCAGGAGAACTTACTGA
- the POU2AF2 gene encoding POU domain class 2-associating factor 2 isoform X2 — MEADFGKRVYQGVRVKHTVKDLLAEKRSRQSSGSRFSGSTSTAQSPFGQMPGSPTTPGYYGVRRPFPPELDFHGTKQFGSDAYPSPLASKPFSCDPSAPQGCPALLEPYLSEQFGDHRAAPPPLPAATSSFFSAPAVPPLLPSFPSDTGHFLLREPWEQPSPESLGQPDSACSEPLQALPATSSCLSLPEPGAASPFRGSGWSPALPGAQAYPLHPLEDAHYSPSYAATSPYSLSPFMAVASEPSRMSHLCPEPPSEPPHLPEHSAWAKEDGSALWGTYEGRRTY; from the exons ATTTCGGCAAACGCGTGTACCAAGGGGTGCGAGTGAAGCACACGGTCAAGGATCTCCTGGCTGAAAAGCGATCCCGGCAGAGCAGCGGCTCCCGCTTCAGC GGCAGCACCAGCACGGCACAGTCACCCTTTGGCCAAATGCCAG gctctcccaccACCCCTGGTTACTACGGCGTGCGCAGACCCTTCCCACCCGAGCTGGATTTCCACGGCACCAAGCAGTTTGGCAGCGATGCCTACCCCTCCCCTCTGGCCTCCAAGCCCTTCTCCTGCGACCCCTCTgccccccagggctgcccagccctCCTGGAGCCCTATCTCAGCGAGCAGTTTGGGGATCAccgtgctgctcctcctcctctcccggctgccaccagctccttcttCAGCGCTCCGGCCGTGCCCCCTCTGCTGCCATCCTTCCCCAGTGACACGGGACACTTCCTGCTC AGagagccctgggagcagccctcACCCGAGAGCCTTGGCCAGCCTGACAGTGCCTGCTCGGAGCCCCTGCAGGCACTCCCTGCcacctccagctgcctctccctgcccGAACCCGGAGCCGCTTCCCCGTTCCGAGGCTCAGGTTGGAGCCCAGCCCTCCCTGGAGCCCAGGCCTACCCTCTGCACCCCCTTGAAGACGCTCACTACTCCCCCAGCTACGCTGCCACCTCGCCCTACAGCCTGTCCCCGTTCATGGCTGTGGCCAGCGAGCCCTCCAGGATGAGCCACCTGTGCCCAGAGCCACCCTCGGAGCCACCACACCTTCCCGAGCACTCTGCCTGGGCCAAAGAGGATGGAAGTGCCCTCTGGGGGACTTATGAAGGCAGGAGAACTTACTGA